The Pseudolabrys sp. FHR47 genome contains a region encoding:
- a CDS encoding sodium:calcium antiporter, whose protein sequence is MTALLLPWLKFVLCVAAIGFAGPMLTRYGDVIAQLTGLSRSWIGLVLLATATSLPELFTGLSAVTVADAPDIAVGDVLGSCVFNLVMLVLLDELSRDEPMYRRVDQGHILTAGFGVILIGTAGALLLLSQNGLHASFLHISVYTPIILLIYFVAMRAAFVYERSTPRPPSNIAPPRGILLSAALVRYGAAAAVVVVAGTWLPFIGNEIADIMGWRQSFVGTLLIASATSVPELVVTLSALRLGAVDMAIGNLLGSNLFDILVLAIDDIAYTKGPLLAAVSPAHAITAFAAVVMTGIFIVAMLYKPATRLRGTIGWVSIALLLVYLFSAYAIYLYGH, encoded by the coding sequence ATGACCGCACTTCTCCTGCCGTGGCTCAAATTCGTCCTCTGCGTCGCGGCGATCGGCTTTGCCGGGCCGATGCTGACACGTTACGGCGACGTCATCGCGCAGCTCACCGGCCTGTCGCGGTCATGGATCGGCCTGGTACTGCTGGCCACCGCGACGTCGCTCCCGGAATTGTTCACCGGCCTCAGTGCGGTAACGGTCGCCGATGCGCCGGACATCGCGGTCGGCGATGTGCTCGGCAGTTGCGTCTTCAACCTCGTTATGCTGGTGCTGCTCGACGAGTTGAGCCGCGATGAGCCGATGTACCGGCGGGTCGATCAAGGTCACATTCTGACCGCCGGCTTCGGCGTCATCCTGATCGGCACGGCGGGAGCCTTGCTACTGCTCAGCCAGAACGGCTTGCACGCATCGTTCCTCCATATCTCGGTCTACACGCCGATCATCCTCCTGATCTATTTCGTCGCAATGCGCGCCGCATTCGTCTACGAACGCAGCACACCACGACCACCGTCGAACATCGCGCCGCCGCGAGGCATATTGCTTTCTGCCGCGCTGGTCCGTTATGGCGCCGCTGCAGCCGTCGTGGTCGTCGCAGGCACCTGGCTGCCTTTCATAGGCAACGAAATCGCCGACATCATGGGCTGGCGCCAGAGCTTCGTCGGCACGCTGCTGATCGCATCTGCGACCTCGGTGCCAGAACTGGTGGTGACGCTGAGTGCGCTGCGGCTCGGCGCCGTCGACATGGCGATCGGCAACCTGCTCGGCAGCAACCTGTTCGATATCCTGGTCCTGGCGATCGACGATATCGCTTATACAAAAGGCCCGCTGCTCGCGGCCGTGTCGCCGGCGCATGCGATCACGGCTTTCGCCGCCGTCGTCATGACCGGCATTTTTATTGTCGCGATGTTGTACAAGCCGGCAACACGACTGCGCGGCACGATCGGCTGGGTCAGCATCGCGCTGCTACTCGTTTATCTGTTCAGCGCCTACGCCATCTATCTCTACGGGCACTGA
- the fabI gene encoding enoyl-ACP reductase FabI produces MPGLMEGKRGLIMGVANDHSIAWGIAKTLHQHGAQIAYTYQGEALLKRIKPLAEQTNSDIILPCDVEDIASVDKVWATLKEKWGTIDFFVHAVGFSDKNELKGRFADNTRENFVRTMVISCFSFAESAKRAAELMPNGGAMVTLTYNGGDRAMPNYNVMGLAKAALESSVRYLAVDFGHQKIRVNAISAGPIRTLAGAGIGDARYMFAFQQKYSPLGRGVTLEDLGGSGLYLCSDLSTGVTGEIHFVDSGYNVIAMPQPAALREAGGSVENGG; encoded by the coding sequence ATGCCGGGTTTGATGGAAGGTAAGCGCGGGCTGATCATGGGCGTGGCGAACGACCACTCGATCGCCTGGGGCATCGCGAAGACGCTGCATCAGCACGGCGCGCAGATCGCCTACACCTATCAGGGTGAGGCCCTGCTCAAGCGCATCAAGCCGCTCGCCGAGCAGACCAATTCCGACATCATCCTGCCCTGCGACGTCGAGGACATCGCCTCCGTCGACAAGGTCTGGGCGACGCTCAAGGAGAAGTGGGGCACCATCGACTTTTTCGTCCACGCCGTCGGCTTCTCGGACAAGAACGAACTGAAGGGCCGCTTCGCCGACAACACGCGCGAGAACTTCGTTCGCACCATGGTGATCTCCTGCTTCTCCTTCGCCGAGAGCGCCAAGCGCGCGGCGGAGCTGATGCCCAATGGCGGCGCGATGGTGACGCTCACTTACAATGGCGGCGATCGCGCCATGCCCAATTATAACGTCATGGGTCTGGCCAAGGCGGCGCTGGAGTCGTCGGTGCGCTATCTCGCCGTCGACTTCGGCCACCAGAAGATCCGCGTCAACGCCATCTCGGCGGGGCCGATTCGCACGCTCGCCGGCGCCGGCATCGGCGATGCGCGCTACATGTTCGCCTTCCAGCAGAAATATTCGCCGCTCGGCCGCGGCGTCACTTTGGAAGACCTCGGCGGCTCGGGTCTCTATCTGTGTTCGGATTTGTCGACCGGCGTGACGGGCGAAATCCATTTCGTCGATTCAGGGTACAACGTCATCGCCATGCCGCAGCCGGCGGCGCTGCGCGAGGCCGGCGGTTCGGTGGAGAACGGCGGCTGA